One genomic segment of Hordeum vulgare subsp. vulgare chromosome 2H, MorexV3_pseudomolecules_assembly, whole genome shotgun sequence includes these proteins:
- the LOC123428127 gene encoding uncharacterized protein LOC123428127 — translation MVFRSKEQMRKALIKYGLLTFRNINFMKSEEGRIRAKCGWPGCPWTIYGAYSSRCSRFQVITYEDQHECAPNRDNHLVTAKVIARRYEHILRANPTWKIDSIKATVLKDFFADVSTSKCKAAKKIVSEKLLAGLKDEYTKVFDYQLELLRSNPGSTILVGLNPEYMDQNIFQSFYVCFSAMKRGFKACRRVIGLDGCFFKGACQGELLCAIGRDANNQMYPVAWAVVEKETSESWAWFVGLLIKDLDINDQGEGWVFISDQQKGLISAMQDYLPKAQHRMCARHIYANWKKKFREHSLQKKFWAIAKAANREDFMYRKAKLAQDTPEGARDIMRTEPKHWARAFFPIGSLCDSVDNNLCESFNNAIVEARFYPIISMLEKIRHKMTLRVQENRSRSEKWTSSDICPNIFKKLKVAIKMTQFCDVLWNGKEGFEVKHVSGRGRSYTVNLDKWTCSCGYFQLAGMPCCHAISAIYKSGRNIADFIHKCYSVEQFKNIYEHCLEPVEGQERWPISEKPRPQAPGYVSMPGRPRKNDRKREEGEVPKGKKMSKHGTKITCSMCGHKGHNKAGCNNNPEKGRKKNAFLKKTGRKMKSFEVNTSSLSCFKWFCLFFNYLCIHMLMYCHIFLTASKH, via the exons ATGGTTTTCAGGAGTAAGGAGCAGATGAGAAAGGCACTAATAAAATATGGACTTCTGACATTTAGAAATATAAACTTCATGAAGTCAGAAGAAGGAAGGATCAGGGCTAAGTGTGGATGGCCTGGATGTCCCTGGACTATATATGGTGCTTATAGTAGTAGGTGTTCTCGATTTCAGGTGATCACAtatgaagatcaacatgagtgTGCACCTAACAGAGACAATCACCTTGTCACGGCAAAAGTTATTGCTAGGAGATATGAGCACATCTTAAGAGCCAATCCCACATGGAAAATTGATAGCATTAAAGCCACTGTTCTGAAAGATTTCTTTGCTGATGTTTCAACATCAAAGTGCAAGGCTGCTAAAAAGATAGTGTCAGAGAAGCTACTTGCTGGACTGAAAGATGAGTACACCAAGGTGTTTGATTACCAGCTTGAACTACTTAGGAGCAATCCCGGGAGCACAATCCTTGTTGGCTTGAACCCTGAGTACATGGATCAAAATATTTTCCAAAGCTTCTATGTATGCTTCAGTGCTATGAAAAGGGGTTTTAAAGCTTGCAGAAGAGTTATTGGGCTTGATGGATGCTTTTTCAAAGGAGCATGTCAAGGTGAGCTTCTATGTGCTATTGGTAGAGATGCTAATAATCAAATGTATCCGGTAGCTTGGGCAGTAGTGGAGAAAGAAACTAGTGAATCTTGGGCGTGGTTTGTTGGCCTTTTGATAAAGGACTTGGATATTAATGACCAAGGTGAAGGATGGGTGTTCATATCAGATCAACAAAAG GGCCTTATCAGTGCAATGCAAGACTATCTACCGAAGGCACAACATAGAATGTGTGCTAGACACATCTATGCTAATTGGAAAAAAAAGTTTAGAGAGCATTCTCTACAAAAGAAATTTTGGGCAATTGCCAAGGCTGCAAACAGAGAAGATTTCATGTATAGGAAGGCCAAGTTAGCTCAAGATACACCTGAAGGTGCAAGGGACATAATGAGGACAGAGCCTAAGCATTGGGCAAGAGCATTTTTTCCTATCGGGTCCCTTTGTGACTCGGTGGATAACAATCTATGTGAGTCCTTCAACAATGCTATAGTTGAGGCTAGATTCTATCCTATCATCTCTATGCTAGAGAAGATTAGACACAAGATGACACTTAGAGTCCAAGAAAATAGGAGCAGAAGTGAAAAGTGGACATCTAGTGATATATGCCCAAACATTTTCAAGAAGCTTAAAGTGGCCATCAAAATGACTCAGTTTTGTGATGTGCTCTGGAATGGCAAGGAAGGTTTTGAGGTGAAACATGTTAGTGGCAGAGGGAGGAGCTATACAGTGAACTTGGACAAATGGACTTGCTCTTGTGGTTACTTTCAGCTCGCAGGGATGCCTTGTTGCCATGCTATCAGTGCCATATACAAGAGTGGAAGAAACATAGCTGACTTCATTCACAAATGCTATTCGGTTGAGCAATTTAAGAACATATATGAACACTGCTTGGAGCCAGTAGAAGGACAAGAGAGATGGCCTATCTCTGAAAAACCTAGACCACAAGCACCTGGGTATGTGAGTATGCCAGGTAGGCCTCGGAAGAATGACAGGAAGAGGGAAGAGGGAGAAGTACCAAAAGGAAAGAAAATGTCAAAGCATGGCACTAAAATTACTTGTAGCATGTGTGGCCACAAGGGGCACAACAAGGCGGGTTGCAACAATAATCCTGaaaaggggaggaagaagaatgcATTCCTGAAGAAAACAGGGAGGAAAATGAAGTCATTTGAGGTAAATACAAGTTCACTCTCTTGTTTCAAATGGTTTTGCCTTTTTTTTAATTACTTGTGCATTCACATGCTTATGTACTGTCATATTTTTTTAACAGCAAGCAAACACTGA